Proteins encoded together in one Coffea arabica cultivar ET-39 chromosome 2c, Coffea Arabica ET-39 HiFi, whole genome shotgun sequence window:
- the LOC140035754 gene encoding uncharacterized protein codes for MEIKNLIAFSDSDLLVHQTLKQWVTRDSKIILYHCSLLSLASKFRNLELRHILRTCNAFADALATLFSMIQHPDELVIEPVQIQLQDRPTHCLVMERVSDVRPWYNDIKKFMKMGSYPSDADSVVKSFLRRMPSRFFLNEEVLYNKTSDLGLLRCINEEEANYLMKKVHSGVCEPHMNGHLLAKKIMRSGYFCLTMRHDCANFVKKCIK; via the coding sequence ATGGAGATCAAGAACCTGATAGCATTTAGTGATTCCGATTTACTAGTGCACCAGACGCTTAAGCAGTGGGTAACTCgggattcaaaaattatactGTATCATTGTAGTTTGCTTAGTTTGGCCAGTAAATTCAGGAATTTGGAACTCAGACATATTCTTCGCACTTGTAATGCCTTTGCTGATGCTTTAGCTACTTTATTTTCAATGATCCAACATCCAGATGAGCTAGTGATTGAACCTGTACAAATTCAACTTCAGGATAGGCCAACGCACTGTCTGGTTATGGAAAGGGTCTCTGATGTTCGTCCCTGGTACAATGATAttaagaaattcatgaaaatggGATCCTACCCTTCTGATGCTGATTCTGTCGTAAAAAGTTTTTTACGCAGAATGCCATCAAGATTCTTTTTGAATGAAGAAGTGTTATACAATAAAACATCTGATTTGGGCCTTCTGAGATGCATCAATGAAGAGGAAGCCAATTATTTGATGAAGAAAGTGCACAGTGGAGTTTGTGAGCCACACATGAATGGGCATCTACTGGCTAAGAAGATCATGAGATCAGGGTATTTTTGCCTTACTATGAGGCATGACTGtgcaaattttgtcaaaaagtGTATCAAATGA